Within the Pengzhenrongella sicca genome, the region AGCAGCACGGACGTGGCGACGACGCCGAGGATGTAGCTGACGAGCCCCTTCGCCGTCACGATCAGCCAGGGTCGCATCGGCATCGAGCGCAGCCGGGCGAGGGTGCCCTGCTCGCGCTCGGCGACCAGCCCGAGGACCCCGAAGCCGACGGTGAACAGCAGGAACAGGCCGGCCTGCCCCGCGATGAGGGCGGCGGAGCTGCTCAGCTGCTCGCTCGCCGCCTCGCCCTGCGTCAGCGTGATCTCGGGAGCCTGGGTCGCCGCCTGCTGGGCGAGCGCCGCGAGCTGCGCGTCGGGCACGCCGGCCCCGGCGCCGGCGGCGGCGGTCACCGCGCCGGCGGAGAGCTGGGTGAGGACGCCCTGCACGACGGTGAGGACGATGTCGCTCTCGATCCCGGAGTCCTCGCCCTCGGTCACCTCGACGACGACCTCCTTGCCCGCGCGGACGGCGTCGCCGAAGCCCGCGGGGATGACGACGCCGAGCTCGGCATCCCCGGACCGGGCCGACGATCGCGCGTCGTCGGCGGAGACCTCGTCCACGGTGAGGTCGATCCCCTCCACCTGGGTCAGCGTGGCGGTGATCGCTGTGGCGAGGTCGTCGCCCGCGGGGGCGGACACGGCGACGGTCACCGGCTTGAGGGTGAGGTTCGCCGCGCCGCCCGAGGTCAGGTTGAAGACGAACATCAGCGCGAGCGGGACGACGAGCGCGAAGATGATCACCGACCGGTCCCGGACGCGTTGGCGCAGGTCGGACGCCGTCATGGTCCATAGCTGTCGCATGCTCAGTCCCTCAGGGCTTTGCCGGTCAGGTGCAGGAACACCGACTCGAGGTCCGGCCGGGTGATCTCGACCTCGGTGAGCGTCATCCCGGCGTCGGTCGCCGTCGTGACGATGCTCGCGACCGCCGTGGGGGCGTCGCGCACGGTCAGGGTGAGCGTGTTCCCGTCCGCGGCGACCTGCTCGACGGCGGGCAGGGCGCGCAGGCCCGAGAGAATCGCGGCGCTCTGGCCTGCGCCGGCCAGCCGGATCGTGTCCACGCCACCGGTGAGCGTGATGAGCTCGCTCCGGGTGCCCTCGGCCTGGATGCGGCCGGAATCGATGATCGCGATCCGGTCACAGAGGCGCTCGGCCTCCTCCATGTAGTGGGTCGTGTAGAGCACGGCCATGCCGCCGACCGACAGCGCCTCGACGGACTCGAGGATCGCGTTGCGTGACTGCGGGTCGACGCCGACCGTCGGCTCGTCGAGGATCAGCAGCGCAGGCTGGTGCAGGAGGCCGACGGCGATGTTCAGCCGCCGCTTCATCCCGCCGGAGTACTCCTTCGTCGGGTCCTTGGCCCGGTCGGTCAGCGCGATGAGCTCGAGCACCTCGTCGATGCGGTGCGAGAGCTCCTTGCCGCGCAGGCCCTGGAGCCGGCCGAAGAACATGAGGTTCTCGCGTGCGGTGAGCTCGGGGTAGATCGCGAGATCCTGCGGGACGAGGCCGATGTGCCGCTTGACGTCGACCTCGCCCGGACCCATCGGCCTGCCCGCGACCGTCACGGAGCCGGCGTCGGCGGGGATGAGACCGGCGACCATCGAGATGGTGGTGGTCTTGCCCGCGCCGTTCGGGCCGAGCAGGCCGAAGGTCTCGCCGGGGTCGATGTGGAACGAGACGCCGTCGACGGCGGTCAGGTCGCCGTACCGGCGGACCAGGTCGGTCGCGACGAGCACGTGCCCACCAGGTTGCGGTCCACCGCGTTCGTGCTGGATCCCGTCGAATGCCACGGTGGTGCGCCCCTCTGCTGGTCGGACCTGCTTTTGCGCTCGGCGCGCTCAGTCTGGCACTGGAGCGCCCCACGCGACACGACCGACGTGCCGCCACCCGAGGTCTCTCGCGCGCTCGGGTCTGACGGCGCAGCATCGGCCGGCCGTGGGTATTGGCTCACCCCCGGGCGTGAGCGAGGAGGATGCGGTCATGGACATCACCCCCGAGGGCGGGCGGCGGCTGCGTTGCGCCCTGTTCGTCGACTTCGACAACGTGTACATCGGGCTCCAACGGCTCGACCCGAGCGCGGCCGAGGCGTTCGCCGGGTCGCCGGCGCACTGGCTCGCTGGGCTCGAGACCGGTAGCGACGCCGACGGCGAGTTCACTCGGCGCTTCCTCGTGCGCTCCTGCTACCTCAACCCGTCCGTGTTCTCGCAGTTCCGGCCGAACTTCACGCGGGCCGGCTTCAGCGTCGTGGACTGCCCGTCGCTCACCCAGCAGGGCAAGAGCAGCGCCGACATCAACCTCGTGCTCGACGCGGTCGACGCCCTGAGCGCCGAGACCCGGTACGACGAGTTCGTCATCCTCTCCGCCGACGCCGACTTCACCCCCCTCGCGCTGCGCTGCCGCGCGGCCGATCGGCGGGTCACGATCATCACCGCCGGTCCCGCGGCGAGCGCCTACCGCGCCGTCGCCGACACGGTGATCACGGCGGACGAGCTCGCCGAGATCGTCAAGCACCCCGAGCAGGTCGAGCTCGACGACACGCCGGCACCCGCCCCGGTCGCCGCGCCCGGCAACGGCACCGGCCGGGCGTCGGCGCCGTCGTCATCCAGCGCGGCCGCGCGGGCGTCCGGACCTGTCACCAACAGCCCTGCGCGGAAGCCGGTCCTGCGCCTGGTGCGCGCGGCCGACCGCCCGTTGACCGGGAGCGTGGTGGCCCAGGCGGCGCAAAAGGCCGACCCGTCGCTCGTCACCTCGAACTGGGAGAAGACCGGCGCGTTCTTCCCTTGGCTCGCGCGCGCCGTCCCTGAGTTGCAGGCCACCGCGCGCCCGGCTCCGGGGTTCGTCTGGGACCCCAAGCGCTTCAGCGAGGCCGACGTGCCCAGCGCCGACGCCGTCGACCTGCCGCCCCTGCAACGTCAGGTGGTCGACGTCACCGACATCCCCAACCTCCCCGCGGAGAGCTACCGCATCCTGCTCTCGGCCCTGGCCGAGGACGTCCGCGCCGTCCCGTTCGCCCGCGCCGAGACCTCGCGGCGGGTGCGCGACGCGTGCCAGGCCGCCGGCGCGAAGATCGGCCGCGGCTCGGTGAACACCGTGATCGCCGGGGTCCTGTACGCCGGGCTCGACCTCGCGGCCAAGCCCTCGGCCCGCGAGGTCGCCGAGACCTGGGCGGACAACGTCATCGGGCTCTGCCGCGGGGCTCGGATGGAGCTCGGCCCGCAGGCGGTCAACGCCATCCGGGCCTGGGTCGGCGGGGGACTGCTCAGTTCCTGAGCCGACCGTGCACGCGGGTACCCGATCGGGCAGCGGCTATGCGCGCTCTACCGGCAGCCAGAGTTCGCAGGTTGCCGTGCTGAAGTCTGGGGCTCGATCCAGGACCGCCACGACGGACGGGCCCTGGCGCAAGCGCCAGGGATTGGACGGGAACCACTCGGTGGCGGTGGCTGCCCACGTCGCCTGCAACGTGGACGGGTACGGCCCGGCGCTGCGGAAGACTGCCCACGTGCCTGCAGGGACGTCGACGGCGTCGAGATCCGCGGGTGCCGGCGTCTCCTCGCTGATCGCGACGCCGTGGAGGTAGCTCAGGTCGCTTCCCTCGATGTAGTCGGGGTCGACGTCGGAGCTCACCTGGAGCAGTCCGGTGGGCTCGGTGTTGCTCAGGCTCTTGAGGCGCAGGTGCTCGGACTCGGGTATGGACGCGATGTGCTCCTGGATGTGGGGGTTGATGCCCTCGTGAATCAGCGGCACCTGTGCTGCGTGGCCGATCAGGCGGAACGTGGGTCGTTCAACGATGCGGGTGTCCATGGACGTGCTCCCTTCGACGGTCAGGCGAAACCTGAGCTGTGGTTGTGAACGAAGGGGGCCGCCGTCGCGGCGCACGTCGCCGGGGCGAGTGCCGTGCACCGCCCGGAATGCGCGACCGAACGCTTCGGTCGAGCCGTAGCCGTATCGCACCGCGATGCCGAGAAGGTCATCGCCCGCGACGACGTCGGATGCTGCAAGCGTCATGCGTCGGCGACGGATGTACTCCGAGATCGGCATGCCCGCGAGGGACGAGAACATCCGCCGCAGGTGGTACTCGGTCGTGCCGAATCCGTTCGCAAGTCCGGCGAGGTCGATCTCCTCGGTCAGGCGCGTCTCGACATAGTCGACGAGGTGGTTCAGTGCTGCGATCACGGTTTCCCCCTTCGACATCGAGCCTGCCCCTGCCTGACGGGTCCGCGCCCGATAGTTGGAGACCGATCGGATCGGCGATTCAGGGCGCCGAGACGGGGATATCGGTGAGCCGGAACGGGACGGAGCCGAGCTCGCCGATGTCGCCGGAGCGCACGAGCGGGTGGATCGCTACGTCGACGTCGATACCGCTGACCGAGACCGTCCGACAGGATCAGGTGCCGGTGCTGGGCTGCACGCCGCAAGGATCATCGCGTCCGCCCTCATCGGGCCGCACGGCAGCGTGCAGAAAGCTCGCGGTGCGGAACTCCGAACTGATGTCGAACGGACCGGAGTTCGTTCGTGGAGGGGGTGACGGACGGTCTGCAGCAGGCAGCCGGCCGCACTCGACAAGGAGCGTTAGATGATTCCCACCACCACGAGCACAGGAAATGCGTCCCTCAGCTCGGCAACCCGTTCACCGGTGTCCCGCGCGACCACGTCGCTTCTCGGGTGCGGCGTCGTCGTCGGCCCGCTCTACGTGGTCACCTCGCTCGTCCAGGCCTCGACCCGGGAGGGTTTCGACCTCGGCCGGCACCAGTGGAGCCTGTTGATGAACGGCGAGCTCGGCTGGGTTCAGATCACCAACGTCGTCCTGTGCGGCGTCATGGTCGTTGCGTTTGCGCTCGGGCTGCGTCGCGCCCTGACCGGCGGCCGCGGTGCGCGCTGGGCACCGCGACTCATCGCGGTCTTTGGCGGCAGCCTGATCGCGGCGGCGATCTTCCGCGCCGACCCCGCCCTCGGCTTCCCCGTGGGAACCCCGCAGGGGCCCGGGACGGTCTCGTGGCACGGGCTGCTCCACATCGCCGCCGGCGGGATCGGGTTCTCGTGCTTCGCCGCGGCCTGCTTCGTCCTCGCCCGCCGGTACGCCGTGGAGGGGCGGCGCGGCTGGGCGGTGTTCTCGCGCTTCGCCGGCGTCGCCCTTCTCGGCGGGTTCGCGATGGTCGGGTCCGGACAGGGCAGCGTCGCCAGCAATCTCGTCTTCACCGGGACCGTCGTTCTCGTCTGGGCTTGGATGAGCGCGGTAGCGGTCGATCGCTACCGCGACCTCGGCCTCGTCACGATCGGCTGACCACCGAGCACTTCGTCAACTGGCCATTGTCAGCAGCACACAAGGGAGAACTGCCATGCGCTACGTCGTCTTGCTCAAGGGAAACCAGCCCGCCACGCCGCCGCCCGCCGGCCTGATGGAAGGGATCTTCGCTCTCGGCGAGGAAGCCACGCGGGCGGGGGTGATGCTCGACAACGCCGGGCTCGCGCCGAGCGCCGCCGGGGCCCGCGTCCAGGTCGCGGACGGACGGCTGAGCGTCACCGACGGACCGTTCGCCGAGTCCAAGGAGATGATCAGCTACGCCGTCTACGAGGTGGCGTCGAAGGAGGACGCCGTCGAGTGGACGTCCCGGTTCATGAAGCTTCACCAAGACCTGTGGCAGGGCTGGGAAGGAGAGGCGGAGATCCTCAAGGCCCTCGGGCCCGAGGACTTCGCGCCGCCGGCCTGAGCCGACCCGGGCGACGCCGAGCGCCCACGCCGGACGCTCGGCGTCGCCGTGGGGGGTGCGGGGTGCTTGGATGGTTCGTCATGACGGTGCTCCAGGCCGACGACGCGGCGCGCCGCGCGGTCGAGGCGGTGTGGCGCATCGAGGCGGGACGGCTGGTGGCCGGTCTGACCCGGATGACGAGGGACTTCGGTCTGGCGGAGGAGGTCGCCCACGACGCGCTCGTCCTGGCCCTCGAGCAGTGGCCCAAGGCCGGCATCCCGGCAAACCCCGCTGGGTGGCTCATGACCACGGCGAAGCGTCGCGCGATCGACCGGCACCGCCGCGAGGCGACCCACCAGCGCGCTCTCCAGGTCCTGAGCCGCGATCGGGAGATCGCGGAGTCGGCGGACGGGTCGAGTGCGATCGACGACGCGATGGACGACCAGATCCGGGACGACCTGCTGCGGCTCGTGTTCACCGCGTGCCACCCTGCGTTGTCCCTGGAGTCCCGCGTGGCGCTGACCCTACGGTGCGTCGGGGGCCTGACGACGCCTCAGATCGCCCGGGGGTTCCTGGTCTCCGACGCGACGATCGGACAGCGGATCAGTCGCGCGAAGCGCACCCTCCAGACCGAGCACGCCACCTTCGAGCTGCCCACCCCCGCGGAGATGCGGGAGCGGCTCAGCTCCGTGCTCGAGGTGATCTACCTGATCTTCAACGAGGGGTACGCCGCGACCTCGGGCGAGCAGTGGATGCGCCCGGCGCTCTGTCACGAGGCGCTGCGTCTGGGTCGCCTGGTCGCTGGGCTCGCGCCCGGCGAGCCGGAGGTGCACGGGTTGGTGGCCCTGATGGAGCTTCAGTCGGCACGGATTCCCGCCCGGGCGACGAGCGTGGGGGAGCCCGTGCTCCTGCAGGACCAGGACCGCAGGCGCTGGGACCGGTTGCTCATCCGGCGGGGTATCGCGGCGCTCGAGCGGGCCGAGTCGACGGGACGGCCGGTGGGTGCCTACTCCATCCAGGCGGCGATCGCGGCCTGTCACGCCAGGGCACTGACCATCGAGGAGACCGACTGGGAACACGTGGCCGAGCTCTACGAGGTGCTCGGCGACGTGTGGCCCGGCCCCGTGGTCGAGCTCAACCGGGCCGTCGCCATGGGCATGGCGTTCGGGCCCGCGGCCGGACTCGAGCTCGTCGACGCGTTGACCGACTCGCGCGAGCTTCGGACCTACCCGATGCTCCCCGCCGTTCGTGCCGACCTGTTGCAGAAGCTCGGCCGAACGGCCGAGGCCCGGCGGGAGTTCGAACAGGCCGCCGCGCTGACGCAGAACGAGAGCGAGCGCGGGATCCTGCTCCGGCGGGCCGCGGAATGCCGCTGAGACGCGCGTCGGCCCGTAGTCCGCAGCACTCCCGTCTGCCCGGCGGAGAGCTCCTGATCTGCGGCACGAGATCCTCGCCGACCGGATGGGCTGCCTCAGGGGCGGCGTGGTCGCGAACGTCGAGGTCCCGACAGCCGAGTACGTGCAGTTCGCCAGCTGCGACGACAGCGGCAGAACCACCCTGTCAGCGGTGGTTACCTCTCTGGATACTGCTCTCGTCGATCGCGCTGTTGGCGGGGGATGGCCCGCGTGGCCGCGGTGCGTTCGTCGCCTGGGGCGTGCTCGAGGGCGATGAGGAGGTCGTGGAAAGCCCGGTCGGTGCGGGTGGTGTCGCCGGTGGCGTCGAGGTCCATCAGCAGGCCGCGGATGACGGCGAGGACCAGGGTGGCCGACTCGGGTCGACCGATAGTGCGCAAGCCGTCTTCGAGCGGCCCCAGCCAGTCAGTCGTCGCGATCCGTCGGAAGCCGGGCCAGAGGTGCTGCTCCGCGTCTTCTCGTAGCTGACCAAACATGCGCAGGTAGGGCTGTCCGTCCGGACCGGTCATCGCGGTCCACGCGCGAGCCAGGGTGACGGTGTACTCCTCGTCAGGTCGGACTCGCAAGAGGTCACCGAAGGCGTCGAGCTGGTGCTTCCGTGCCTGGCGAAGGATCGCGCGCAGCAGGCCGTCACGGGTGTCGAAGTGGTAGAGGAGCATGCGAGCCGACGTGCCGGTCGCGCGGACCAGCGGCTCGAGCCGGTCGGGGAGACCATGTTCGAGGGCGTAATCGGTGCACTCGTCCAGGAGCCGCTCCGCAATCAATGGCTGCCGTTGTCTGCCCACACCCATCATCCTTTCACGTAACGGACGCTACGTGTACCGTCGATCGCAAACCAAACGCCGCCGATGTGGAGGGTCGTCATGAGAGTGGTGTTCGTGCACGGAGCGTGCGTGCGAGACGGCGAGTGGTGGTGGCACCGCATGGCGGATGTGCTGCAGGAACGGGGCGTGTCGAGTGTGGCGCCGACGTTGCCGAGCTGCGGCGAGGCGGGCGCGCCGGCGGGAGCGGCGGGTCCGGGACTGCCCGAGGACGTCGCGGCGGTGCGCCAGGTACTGCGGGACGGCGCCGAGCCGACCATCGTCGTCGCGCACAGCTATGGCGGCATCGTCACTGCGGAAGCCGCCGCCGGAATCGCCTCGGTCTGGCACCTCCTCTTGGTCTCCAGCTACCTGCCCGAGATCGGGCAAAGCCTGTCGGAGTTCGGCGGCGACGGGCCCGCTCCCTTCCTCGACGCGGACCTTGACGCTGGCACGTTCGGGGTCCGCCCCGAGCTGCTCGTCGGCACGTTCCTGCAGGATTGCGACCCGGATGTCCAGGCAGAAGCGGCGCACCACCTCGCGCGGCAGAGCCTGCACGTCACCGGACAACCGGTCGGGGCGGCCGCCTGGCAGCAGGTGCCCTCGACCTACCTGGTGTGCGCCGAGGACAGGGGCACCCCGGCACATCTGCAGCGTGAATTCGCCCGCAAGGCCGAGCGCGTCGTCGAGATGAACACCGGCCACCATCCGTTCCTGTCCCGACCCGACGCCGTTCGCGACCTGCTTCTGAGCCTTTGACAGCAGCTCAGAGGCCGCGGCGGCAGCAGCTGCGGACGGATCGTCATGAGCAACGATCAGGAACTCCTGTTGAAGGCCTACGCGGCGTACAACAGCCAGAACATCGATGGCCTGCTTGCCGTCGTCGGCCAGGATGTCGACTGGCCGGACGGACCCAACAGGCTGCGGGGTAAGGCCGCCGTCAAGGCCTTGGTGGCCGACCAGTGGACGCGCACCGTCACTGTCGACCGGCCGGCAACACTGGTGCGCTTCCGCAGGTCACTTGCATGGACGAGTCCATGGTCGATGTCTGGCGAGGCACCCGATCGGGTGAAGCACGTCGGTTCCCCTTCACGGGGTCCGGCGTCAGTCGATCGGAATCCCAGCATCAGAAAAATGGGGGCATGTCTGACATGAGGATCAACGCGGCGTCGACAGACCTGGCGCGCATCGCAGCAGGGCCCGCAGCTTCGGGCTCCGCTGCGCAGCAGGCGTACGACAAAGCCGTCAAGCACCTGACCGAAGTGCAGAAGAAGCTGACCCAGGACGCCCTCAACGGCGCCCCCGACGACACACTCAAGGTCGACCAGGCGATGGTCGAGATGGCGGCGATGGCCGTCGCGGCGGCCGCCGCCGCGCTCGCGCGCGAGCAAGAACTCAGTCGTGGCCACGAGGCGCCCCCCGCGGCCGTCCCCGAGCCTGGGCGCAGCCCGGACCAACGTCGCAAGGGCGAAATCGACGTCTACGCCTGATCGTCGCTCGGCGACGTACCAATTGTGGAAGACGGGTACCGAATCCGAGTCCACGACGCCGACCTCGCGGCCGGTGGCGCATGAACCCGACGGGCCGCCGAACGTCAGCAGGTGGCGGCGTCGCTCGGCGGCCCGGCCGTCAGCGGGATGCGCCGGACGCTGCGGAACTGCCGCGGGCCGCCGTCGACCGGGTCGGTGAACGCGAGCTCCCCGGCGAGCAGCTGCAGCGGGCTGCTGAAGTCGTCGACCTCGACGTCCCGCACCACGGGGTACAGCGGGTC harbors:
- a CDS encoding ABC transporter ATP-binding protein yields the protein MAFDGIQHERGGPQPGGHVLVATDLVRRYGDLTAVDGVSFHIDPGETFGLLGPNGAGKTTTISMVAGLIPADAGSVTVAGRPMGPGEVDVKRHIGLVPQDLAIYPELTARENLMFFGRLQGLRGKELSHRIDEVLELIALTDRAKDPTKEYSGGMKRRLNIAVGLLHQPALLILDEPTVGVDPQSRNAILESVEALSVGGMAVLYTTHYMEEAERLCDRIAIIDSGRIQAEGTRSELITLTGGVDTIRLAGAGQSAAILSGLRALPAVEQVAADGNTLTLTVRDAPTAVASIVTTATDAGMTLTEVEITRPDLESVFLHLTGKALRD
- a CDS encoding alpha/beta hydrolase, whose translation is MRVVFVHGACVRDGEWWWHRMADVLQERGVSSVAPTLPSCGEAGAPAGAAGPGLPEDVAAVRQVLRDGAEPTIVVAHSYGGIVTAEAAAGIASVWHLLLVSSYLPEIGQSLSEFGGDGPAPFLDADLDAGTFGVRPELLVGTFLQDCDPDVQAEAAHHLARQSLHVTGQPVGAAAWQQVPSTYLVCAEDRGTPAHLQREFARKAERVVEMNTGHHPFLSRPDAVRDLLLSL
- a CDS encoding ABC transporter permease, with the translated sequence MRQLWTMTASDLRQRVRDRSVIIFALVVPLALMFVFNLTSGGAANLTLKPVTVAVSAPAGDDLATAITATLTQVEGIDLTVDEVSADDARSSARSGDAELGVVIPAGFGDAVRAGKEVVVEVTEGEDSGIESDIVLTVVQGVLTQLSAGAVTAAAGAGAGVPDAQLAALAQQAATQAPEITLTQGEAASEQLSSSAALIAGQAGLFLLFTVGFGVLGLVAEREQGTLARLRSMPMRPWLIVTAKGLVSYILGVVATSVLLTLGSMFFDVSFGSPVAVAVLILCAVAAATSLMFIIARVARTAEQASVLQSILALLLGIAGGAFFPLNTTGFLDVVVGLNPIAAFTRGLGITSGGGGLGDIGVPVMLMLGFAVVGLAASRLVPDRGRDL
- a CDS encoding NYN domain-containing protein; translation: MDITPEGGRRLRCALFVDFDNVYIGLQRLDPSAAEAFAGSPAHWLAGLETGSDADGEFTRRFLVRSCYLNPSVFSQFRPNFTRAGFSVVDCPSLTQQGKSSADINLVLDAVDALSAETRYDEFVILSADADFTPLALRCRAADRRVTIITAGPAASAYRAVADTVITADELAEIVKHPEQVELDDTPAPAPVAAPGNGTGRASAPSSSSAAARASGPVTNSPARKPVLRLVRAADRPLTGSVVAQAAQKADPSLVTSNWEKTGAFFPWLARAVPELQATARPAPGFVWDPKRFSEADVPSADAVDLPPLQRQVVDVTDIPNLPAESYRILLSALAEDVRAVPFARAETSRRVRDACQAAGAKIGRGSVNTVIAGVLYAGLDLAAKPSAREVAETWADNVIGLCRGARMELGPQAVNAIRAWVGGGLLSS
- a CDS encoding RNA polymerase sigma factor; protein product: MTVLQADDAARRAVEAVWRIEAGRLVAGLTRMTRDFGLAEEVAHDALVLALEQWPKAGIPANPAGWLMTTAKRRAIDRHRREATHQRALQVLSRDREIAESADGSSAIDDAMDDQIRDDLLRLVFTACHPALSLESRVALTLRCVGGLTTPQIARGFLVSDATIGQRISRAKRTLQTEHATFELPTPAEMRERLSSVLEVIYLIFNEGYAATSGEQWMRPALCHEALRLGRLVAGLAPGEPEVHGLVALMELQSARIPARATSVGEPVLLQDQDRRRWDRLLIRRGIAALERAESTGRPVGAYSIQAAIAACHARALTIEETDWEHVAELYEVLGDVWPGPVVELNRAVAMGMAFGPAAGLELVDALTDSRELRTYPMLPAVRADLLQKLGRTAEARREFEQAAALTQNESERGILLRRAAECR
- a CDS encoding DUF998 domain-containing protein, with translation MIPTTTSTGNASLSSATRSPVSRATTSLLGCGVVVGPLYVVTSLVQASTREGFDLGRHQWSLLMNGELGWVQITNVVLCGVMVVAFALGLRRALTGGRGARWAPRLIAVFGGSLIAAAIFRADPALGFPVGTPQGPGTVSWHGLLHIAAGGIGFSCFAAACFVLARRYAVEGRRGWAVFSRFAGVALLGGFAMVGSGQGSVASNLVFTGTVVLVWAWMSAVAVDRYRDLGLVTIG
- a CDS encoding AraC family transcriptional regulator, with the translated sequence MIAALNHLVDYVETRLTEEIDLAGLANGFGTTEYHLRRMFSSLAGMPISEYIRRRRMTLAASDVVAGDDLLGIAVRYGYGSTEAFGRAFRAVHGTRPGDVRRDGGPLRSQPQLRFRLTVEGSTSMDTRIVERPTFRLIGHAAQVPLIHEGINPHIQEHIASIPESEHLRLKSLSNTEPTGLLQVSSDVDPDYIEGSDLSYLHGVAISEETPAPADLDAVDVPAGTWAVFRSAGPYPSTLQATWAATATEWFPSNPWRLRQGPSVVAVLDRAPDFSTATCELWLPVERA
- a CDS encoding YciI family protein; translated protein: MRYVVLLKGNQPATPPPAGLMEGIFALGEEATRAGVMLDNAGLAPSAAGARVQVADGRLSVTDGPFAESKEMISYAVYEVASKEDAVEWTSRFMKLHQDLWQGWEGEAEILKALGPEDFAPPA
- a CDS encoding nuclear transport factor 2-like protein, with the translated sequence MSNDQELLLKAYAAYNSQNIDGLLAVVGQDVDWPDGPNRLRGKAAVKALVADQWTRTVTVDRPATLVRFRRSLAWTSPWSMSGEAPDRVKHVGSPSRGPASVDRNPSIRKMGACLT
- a CDS encoding TetR/AcrR family transcriptional regulator, which gives rise to MGRQRQPLIAERLLDECTDYALEHGLPDRLEPLVRATGTSARMLLYHFDTRDGLLRAILRQARKHQLDAFGDLLRVRPDEEYTVTLARAWTAMTGPDGQPYLRMFGQLREDAEQHLWPGFRRIATTDWLGPLEDGLRTIGRPESATLVLAVIRGLLMDLDATGDTTRTDRAFHDLLIALEHAPGDERTAATRAIPRQQRDRREQYPER